Proteins co-encoded in one Fusarium fujikuroi IMI 58289 draft genome, chromosome FFUJ_chr06 genomic window:
- a CDS encoding probable cyclophilin E, translated as MATNISLETTMGSLTVELYTNHAPKTCNNFTTLVRRGYYDNTIFHRIIPNFMIQGGDPTGTGRGGSSIYGDKFEDEIDPGLKHTGAGILSMANAGPNTNGSQFFITLAPTPWLDGKHTIFGRVKSGMSTVKRMGMVKTGSEDRPNEDIKIVKARIVEEEEEV; from the exons ATGGCAACGAACATATCACTCGAGACCACAATG GGCTCGCTCACCGTTGAGCTCTACACCAACCACGCCCCCAAGACCTGCAATAACTTCACCACCCTTGTCCGTCGCGGCTACTacgacaacaccatcttccaCCGCATCATCCCCAATTTCATGATCCAGGGCGGCGACCCAACGGGAACGGGTCGCGGAGGAAGCTCTATCTACGGCGACAAGTTCGAGGACGAGATCGATCCGGGTCTCAAGCACACAGGCGCTGGCATCTTGAGCATGGCCAACGCAGGCCCCAACACAAACGGATCGCAGTTTTTTATCACGCTTGCGCCTACACCTTGGCTCGATGGCAAACACACTATCTTTGGAAGGGTCAAATCCGGCATGAGTACTGTGAAGAGAATGGGCATGGTCAAGACTGGGTCTGAGGACAGGCCAAACGAGGACATCAAGATTGTCAAGGCTCGCATTgtagaggaggaggaggaggtctAG